In the Ipomoea triloba cultivar NCNSP0323 chromosome 6, ASM357664v1 genome, one interval contains:
- the LOC116023398 gene encoding uncharacterized protein LOC116023398, producing the protein MVLERRNRSYAAVISAVGGNDMETPPPKQARTPMIEPPRRTTNAEDPLLLPANESARKVLVSPPLTASNYNSWSRSMTMALKVRNKWGIISGAIPVPASSDLEYEAWERCNILVSTWIINSLSPLIAQSLMYFDLAKHIWEDLKNRFSQVDAHRISDLQDEIYCLRQGACSVTDYYTQSRILWEEMSSLRPLPVCECNLKCQCVLNAPKCSCELAAKIIKEREDDQVIRFLKGLSDEFSSIKSGVLLLDPMPPVHNVFAMAMKLERQLHGLETVHINASLTDAVSENIVATVNNNNKRKFTFNNVNKSVAKCTFCGMTGHTVEKCYKKHGYPPGWIPGYKSKGKQIQTGVSAAVSGNTNQKYVSSGQVEADLNLSNKQIQKLISMLQLQVGQNSSSSPTAASVSVMSSGLVPNFKAAAAEQLPKGKYTFITSVNALLKHSDTWILDTGATNHIVCDLNYFDTYNHVQGLL; encoded by the coding sequence ATGGTATTAGAGCGCCGAAATCGAAGCTATGCAGCCGTTATCTCTGCAGTTGGAGGTAACGACATGGAGACTCCTCCACCGAAACAAGCTCGAACGCCGATGATCGAACCTCCGCGACGAACTACGAACGCAGAAgatcctcttcttcttcccgCAAATGAAAGTGCGAGGAAAGTGCTCGTTAGTCCTCCTTTAACAGCTTCCAACTACAATTCGTGGAGTAGATCCATGACAATGGCACTCAAAGTGAGAAACAAGTGGGGAATTATCAGTGGAGCAATTCCAGTCCCTGCTAGTAGCGATCTAGAGTACGAGGCATGGGAGAGATGCAATATTCTGGTTAGTACTTGGATTATCAATTCTCTTAGTCCCTTAATTGCACAAAGTTTGATGTATTTTGATCTAGCTAAACACATTTGGGAGGATTTGAAAAATAGATTTTCACAAGTAGATGCTCATAGAATTTCTGACCTTCAAGATGAGATCTATTGTCTTAGACAAGGAGCTTGTAGTGTTACTGATTACTATACTCAATCCAGAATTTTATGGGAAGAAATGAGCTCACTGAGGCCTCTTCCTGTATGTGAATGTAATCTAAAGTGTCAATGTGTTTTGAATGCTCCGAAGTGCTCATGTGAACTAGCTGCTAAGATCATAAAAGAACGAGAGGATGATCAGGTTATTCGTTTTTTGAAAGGCTTGAGTGATGAGTTTTCAAGCATAAAGTCAGGAGTGCTTCTTTTAGATCCCATGCCCCCTGTGCACAATGTTTTTGCCATGGCAATGAAATTAGAGAGGCAGTTGCATGGCCTTGAAACAGTACATATTAATGCTAGCCTTACTGATGCAGTAAGTGAAAACATTGTGGCTACtgtaaacaacaacaacaagaggaAATTTACCTTCAATAATGTGAATAAATCTGTGGCTAAGTGCACTTTCTGTGGAATGACTGGTCATACGGTTGAGAAGTGTTATAAGAAACACGGTTATCCACCAGGTTGGATACCAGGATACAAGTCTAAGGGCAAACAGATACAGACTGGAGTCTCTGCTGCAGTATCaggtaatactaatcagaagtATGTTAGTTCTGGACAGGTAGAAGCTGATCTTAACTTGTCCAACAAGCAAATCCAGAAGCTCAtttctatgctacaactgcaagTTGGACAAAATAGCTCAAGTTCACCTACAGCTGCTAGTGTGAGTGTCATGTCTTCAGGTCTGGTTCCTAACTtcaaagcagcagcagcagaacAACTTCCTAAAGGCAAGTACACTTTTATCACCAGTGTTAATGCTTTACTAAAACATTCAGACACTTGGATATTAGATACTGGAGCTACGAATCATATAGTTTGTGATTTAAATTACTTTGACACTTACAATCATGTCCAAGGATTGTTGTGA